In Ruminiclostridium papyrosolvens DSM 2782, the following proteins share a genomic window:
- a CDS encoding sodium:calcium antiporter encodes MLDNILILLLSLGIILTGCELFTNGIEWLGKKLGLGDGVVGSIFSAVGTCLPETLIPVIALLFSNQKDSVDIGIGAIVGAPFMLATLAFFITGLSVIIFSGRRQTGMNLSTNLDILGRDISFFVIVYTSAISVSFFSVGFVKNITAIFLIAAYVYYVFKTVNSDKASNGEIDELIFSKTFKLNENIPVIVAQIALALFSIILGAEMFVGNIEVISGTLGISTLALSIIITPVATELPEKFNSVIWISKNKDTLSLGNISGAMVFQSCIPVSIGIITTDWKLDIITLVSSLLALASTLVTYIWIKVKRSLTPLPLLTGGIFYALFIVFLILRGFK; translated from the coding sequence ATGCTGGATAACATACTGATTTTACTACTTAGTCTTGGAATAATTCTAACAGGATGCGAGTTGTTTACAAATGGAATTGAGTGGTTGGGTAAAAAACTAGGGCTTGGAGACGGGGTTGTGGGGAGTATCTTTTCTGCTGTAGGAACCTGTCTGCCTGAAACACTGATTCCTGTAATTGCTTTGCTTTTTTCAAATCAGAAGGACTCTGTGGATATAGGAATCGGCGCTATTGTTGGCGCTCCTTTCATGTTAGCGACTCTTGCATTCTTTATTACAGGTTTAAGTGTAATAATATTTTCAGGCAGACGACAGACAGGAATGAACTTAAGTACCAATTTGGATATCCTTGGGAGAGACATTTCATTTTTTGTAATTGTTTATACATCTGCTATTTCCGTGTCATTTTTCTCAGTAGGCTTTGTAAAGAATATAACTGCAATTTTTCTGATAGCAGCGTATGTCTATTACGTATTTAAAACTGTCAACAGTGACAAGGCGAGCAATGGAGAAATTGACGAGCTCATATTTTCAAAGACTTTCAAATTAAATGAAAATATCCCGGTTATTGTGGCTCAGATTGCTCTTGCTCTTTTCTCAATAATTCTAGGTGCTGAAATGTTTGTTGGGAATATTGAAGTTATATCAGGGACACTAGGCATTTCAACACTTGCCCTGTCAATTATAATTACACCTGTTGCAACAGAACTTCCGGAAAAATTTAACAGTGTTATTTGGATAAGCAAAAACAAGGATACACTTTCCCTTGGAAACATTTCCGGGGCAATGGTCTTCCAAAGCTGTATACCGGTTTCTATAGGCATAATCACAACAGACTGGAAGCTTGATATAATAACCTTAGTAAGCTCTCTGCTGGCACTGGCTTCAACTCTTGTTACATATATATGGATAAAAGTTAAAAGGAGTTTAACACCCTTGCCACTTCTCACCGGAGGGATATTTTATGCCTTGTTTATTGTATTTTTGATACTCAGGGGATTTAAATAA
- a CDS encoding DUF421 domain-containing protein, translated as MLVVFIRTLILYIIVIIAMRIMGKRQIGQLQPFELAVAIMISELASVPMQNTGIPLVNGIIPILTMLAAQILISFISLKSTKARTIICGRPSILISGGKIMEQVFRQELYTLNDLLEQLRNKDIYNIADVEYAILETNGQISVIPKAGKSKPTCEDLNITGKYEAPSVEIIIDGDLIEKNLKFSKFSKAKLENELKKLNIKSTKDVFYACVGSDGQLFCQEKEKTKRS; from the coding sequence TTGCTTGTTGTTTTTATAAGAACCCTGATACTTTATATCATCGTAATCATTGCAATGAGGATTATGGGAAAAAGGCAAATTGGACAGCTGCAGCCTTTTGAGCTGGCCGTTGCAATCATGATTTCAGAGCTTGCCTCAGTACCAATGCAAAACACAGGTATACCTCTGGTTAATGGAATTATACCCATACTTACCATGTTGGCTGCACAAATACTGATATCCTTCATATCACTTAAAAGTACAAAAGCCAGAACCATTATCTGCGGACGTCCAAGTATTCTTATTTCAGGTGGCAAAATAATGGAACAGGTTTTCAGGCAAGAACTGTATACCCTAAACGACCTGTTAGAGCAACTGAGAAATAAGGATATATATAATATTGCAGACGTGGAATATGCAATACTGGAAACCAACGGTCAGATTAGTGTCATACCCAAAGCCGGAAAATCAAAACCAACCTGTGAAGACCTCAATATTACAGGTAAATATGAAGCACCATCCGTTGAAATAATTATTGACGGAGACCTTATAGAAAAAAATCTTAAATTTTCCAAATTCAGCAAAGCCAAGTTGGAAAATGAATTAAAAAAGCTTAATATAAAAAGTACTAAAGATGTTTTTTATGCATGCGTTGGTTCAGATGGTCAGTTGTTCTGTCAGGAAAAAGAAAAAACTAAAAGGAGCTAA
- a CDS encoding potassium channel family protein — MQVVIIGCGKVGAKFAQVLSEEGNEIVIVSNDPKSFKNLPPDFDGVTLTGVPIDQDVLKMAGIENADVLVAVTEDDNVNIMVCQVAKEIFKVPKVIARIYNPAREHVFHQFGLETICPTDITVNVMRAMLESNADVSTHNIGNTSVLFKHVKLADGYIGKRIEQVKLKQSMIFGVMRSGEFLLANAAGRLVKGDILVVADTTHKNYKETN; from the coding sequence ATGCAGGTAGTTATAATAGGATGTGGGAAGGTTGGAGCAAAGTTTGCACAAGTTCTTTCTGAGGAAGGAAATGAAATTGTAATTGTTTCAAATGATCCAAAATCTTTCAAGAATCTTCCGCCTGACTTTGACGGAGTGACTTTGACAGGAGTGCCTATTGATCAGGATGTTTTAAAAATGGCAGGCATAGAAAATGCTGATGTTTTGGTGGCAGTAACGGAAGACGATAATGTAAACATCATGGTTTGTCAGGTTGCAAAAGAAATATTCAAGGTACCTAAGGTTATTGCCAGAATTTATAATCCTGCACGTGAACATGTATTCCATCAATTTGGTCTGGAAACTATTTGTCCCACGGATATTACTGTAAATGTAATGAGGGCTATGCTGGAATCAAATGCTGATGTCAGTACTCATAATATCGGGAATACCTCTGTATTATTCAAGCATGTAAAATTAGCGGATGGTTATATAGGCAAAAGGATTGAGCAGGTTAAGCTTAAACAGAGTATGATATTTGGTGTTATGCGCTCGGGAGAATTTTTACTGGCTAATGCCGCAGGCCGATTAGTTAAAGGTGACATATTGGTTGTAGCAGATACTACTCATAAGAATTATAAGGAGACAAACTAA
- a CDS encoding UDP-N-acetylglucosamine 1-carboxyvinyltransferase — MSKIIVTGGKKLKGEIEIEGAKNAVLPILAATILNRGENVIKNCPMFKDVEVIIEILRTIGCKVKVEDNVVTVDSSTLSSTEVPESLAAEMRSSIIFMGPILAREGKVTISYPGECVTLDSSNLS, encoded by the coding sequence ATGAGCAAAATAATAGTCACGGGAGGTAAAAAATTAAAAGGTGAAATAGAAATTGAGGGTGCAAAAAATGCTGTTTTACCAATATTGGCTGCTACAATTCTTAACCGTGGCGAGAATGTAATCAAGAATTGTCCAATGTTTAAGGATGTGGAAGTTATAATTGAAATCTTAAGGACTATCGGTTGCAAAGTTAAAGTAGAAGATAACGTTGTGACTGTAGATTCATCAACATTATCTTCTACAGAGGTTCCTGAATCTCTTGCGGCAGAAATGAGATCATCAATAATATTTATGGGTCCTATACTGGCAAGAGAGGGAAAAGTGACTATAAGCTATCCGGGTGAGTGTGTTACTTTGGATTCAAGTAATTTAAGCTGA
- a CDS encoding potassium channel family protein codes for MYIVIAGGGKVGFYLIKTLLPYKHKISVIEKQNELCEKIANQLNVCVVNGDGTNIEHLTECNVEKADIFIAVTGKDEENLIACQLAKRNFGIKRTIARVNNPKNITVFEKLGVDIAVSSTSIIADLIEQEVDYSGMKTLMKLKNGKISLSEILLSSTSPVKNKRLKEINIPRECVLISVIREENVIIPNGDTLLMEGDHILAASSIEDQQELKDFFLG; via the coding sequence ATGTATATAGTAATTGCCGGTGGAGGAAAAGTTGGATTTTATCTGATAAAAACCCTATTGCCGTATAAACATAAAATATCAGTTATTGAAAAGCAGAATGAGCTTTGTGAAAAGATTGCAAATCAGTTAAATGTTTGTGTAGTAAACGGAGACGGAACTAATATTGAGCATTTGACTGAATGCAATGTAGAGAAGGCGGATATATTTATTGCAGTTACGGGAAAGGATGAAGAAAACCTCATTGCATGTCAGCTTGCAAAAAGAAATTTTGGAATCAAGCGTACCATAGCGAGAGTAAATAACCCAAAAAACATTACTGTTTTTGAAAAGCTCGGTGTAGATATTGCTGTCAGCAGTACTTCAATAATTGCTGACTTAATTGAACAGGAAGTTGACTATTCGGGAATGAAAACTCTTATGAAACTGAAAAACGGCAAAATTTCTCTAAGTGAGATATTGCTCTCTTCCACTTCCCCGGTAAAAAACAAAAGACTCAAGGAAATAAATATTCCAAGGGAATGTGTTCTAATTTCAGTTATAAGAGAAGAGAATGTAATAATACCAAACGGTGATACCCTCTTAATGGAGGGAGATCATATACTGGCTGCGTCATCCATAGAGGATCAACAGGAATTAAAGGACTTTTTCCTGGGATAA
- a CDS encoding MFS transporter, whose amino-acid sequence MVFKLKRPRLYGDVSDDNYELSRRRFILEGCLSNGVYTLTAGAFLAGYAKFLGASDQIIGLIAAMPLLANILQMFSPIFLEKLTSRKSLIVTTCFFYRSLLGLMIIIPLITQNTSARLLLLGGMYFTSYLIFSFSNPAGGSWIISLVPERYRGRYFGLRDTFIISSAAVLSLSMGRILDIFKLSGKESMGFILVFSIVLVIVVMNIYVLRKIKEPEIVPIRQNVNIKSLFTLPLKNKQFRSVILLNTAWSFAAQIALPFFSVYMVTGLKLSYTFIMFANILLSVVQASTAKFWGKLADKFSWEVTTVASIGMLGLCHLTWAFVTKEICYLIIPFIQIVAGAGWSGVNMSLFNIQFKHAPQEGRTIFVGFNAAASGLAGFVSALLGAFLVGALSNIKLDIGITVLNNMLILFGLSGIFIILCAVFFTYKFKTGGVKKENG is encoded by the coding sequence ATGGTTTTCAAATTAAAAAGACCGAGGCTTTATGGTGATGTTTCAGATGACAATTATGAGCTGAGCCGTAGACGTTTTATACTTGAGGGCTGCCTTTCCAACGGTGTCTATACCCTCACGGCAGGTGCGTTTTTGGCTGGGTATGCAAAATTTTTAGGGGCATCAGATCAGATTATAGGTCTTATTGCGGCTATGCCCCTGTTGGCAAATATTCTACAGATGTTCAGTCCAATATTTTTGGAGAAACTTACCAGCAGAAAGAGCTTGATTGTTACTACCTGCTTTTTTTATAGGTCATTACTCGGATTGATGATAATTATTCCCCTTATAACACAGAATACGTCTGCCAGACTGCTTTTACTGGGAGGTATGTATTTTACCTCATATCTGATTTTCAGCTTTTCTAATCCGGCAGGGGGAAGTTGGATTATCAGTCTGGTTCCGGAGCGATACAGAGGCAGGTATTTCGGTCTAAGGGATACCTTCATAATTTCATCGGCTGCTGTTCTGTCACTATCCATGGGTAGAATTCTTGATATATTCAAATTATCCGGCAAAGAATCTATGGGATTTATTCTTGTTTTTTCAATTGTATTGGTTATAGTTGTAATGAATATTTATGTACTTAGAAAGATTAAAGAACCTGAAATAGTGCCTATCAGACAGAACGTAAATATTAAGAGTCTTTTTACGCTGCCTCTGAAAAATAAGCAGTTCCGCTCGGTTATCTTATTAAATACAGCATGGAGCTTTGCAGCGCAGATTGCACTGCCTTTCTTTTCTGTTTACATGGTAACAGGCCTGAAACTGTCTTATACCTTTATAATGTTTGCGAATATTTTGCTATCCGTAGTACAGGCTTCTACAGCTAAGTTTTGGGGGAAACTGGCTGATAAATTCAGCTGGGAGGTCACTACTGTTGCTTCCATAGGTATGTTAGGCTTGTGCCACCTGACTTGGGCTTTTGTGACCAAAGAAATCTGCTATTTAATTATACCGTTTATTCAGATAGTAGCTGGAGCCGGATGGTCAGGTGTTAACATGTCCTTGTTTAACATTCAGTTCAAGCATGCACCACAGGAAGGGCGTACAATATTCGTAGGATTTAATGCTGCAGCATCAGGATTGGCAGGATTTGTAAGCGCATTATTGGGTGCGTTTCTCGTCGGAGCCTTGAGTAATATAAAACTTGATATAGGCATAACGGTACTCAACAACATGCTGATACTATTCGGATTATCAGGTATATTTATAATTTTGTGTGCAGTATTTTTTACCTATAAATTCAAGACCGGTGGCGTAAAAAAAGAGAATGGATAA
- a CDS encoding DUF4363 family protein, whose translation MSNNTKTVTVVVSLVLVIIISGVLTLFYLNRSCEKLQKAVDSAGLLIQAKQWDSAEKLLDAFATDWDRTKPGWAILLDHFEIDNIDNSYIKTRKYVECKDYPSALAELEALKAYIKHIPKKESFSLENIM comes from the coding sequence ATGTCAAACAACACAAAAACAGTAACTGTGGTTGTAAGTTTAGTTTTGGTTATAATCATTTCAGGAGTTCTGACTCTATTTTATCTGAATCGCTCCTGCGAAAAACTCCAAAAAGCTGTGGACTCTGCGGGTTTATTAATACAAGCTAAACAATGGGACTCAGCAGAAAAACTTCTGGATGCTTTTGCAACTGATTGGGATAGAACAAAGCCCGGTTGGGCTATCCTTTTAGACCATTTTGAGATTGATAATATTGATAATTCATATATAAAAACCAGAAAATATGTTGAGTGCAAGGACTATCCCTCTGCTTTGGCAGAGTTGGAAGCTTTGAAAGCATACATTAAGCATATTCCTAAAAAAGAGAGTTTTTCTCTGGAGAATATTATGTAG
- a CDS encoding anti-sigma factor family protein: protein MDFCKESDYYVSLYIDDMLEEAIKEEFENHLNECGKCSQKVKEALALVELCRESDDIMLPQNFSSSLHDRLVEVADKQKQNKGKLFIYNKKLIAGLSTAAVLVLTLLAYSLLPHTNLNRKNDSISSGTTAFTSTEDSVKDAAKNSAAASKEEAVQNPNSQESSNESHLSSDKMPAAKGSGALKDYPKKRVFEEKGENKVVSKSSQSIQEADEKLKDSKESIFRTKTAAAPMEYYSNTAEVILNTDTKDKENKDEALKGLMSELGGKELIADDKTIAIMANSSYSDYVIPLESFTKIQQLANDKYNLDISIKIPVTKENITEKYKELEKQRNVVSQKISDMEVKGNNTVTLEKERDDLSQKMDEIVKNSGMITVRISFADK from the coding sequence ATGGATTTTTGTAAGGAATCAGATTATTATGTATCTTTATATATTGATGACATGCTGGAAGAGGCAATAAAAGAAGAATTTGAAAATCATCTGAATGAATGTGGTAAATGTTCTCAAAAGGTCAAAGAAGCTTTGGCTTTGGTGGAATTGTGCAGAGAAAGCGACGATATAATGCTGCCGCAGAATTTTTCATCTTCCCTCCATGACAGACTTGTAGAAGTTGCAGATAAGCAAAAACAAAATAAAGGTAAATTGTTTATATATAATAAAAAGTTAATTGCGGGGTTGTCAACGGCTGCTGTACTGGTATTAACTTTATTGGCATACAGCCTGCTTCCTCATACAAATTTAAATCGTAAGAATGATAGTATCTCGTCTGGTACAACTGCTTTTACCTCAACCGAGGATAGTGTTAAGGATGCTGCAAAGAATTCAGCGGCAGCCTCAAAGGAGGAAGCTGTACAAAACCCTAATTCCCAAGAGAGTAGTAATGAAAGCCATTTGTCCTCAGACAAAATGCCAGCTGCCAAAGGCAGTGGTGCATTAAAAGATTACCCGAAAAAGAGGGTTTTTGAGGAAAAAGGTGAAAATAAAGTTGTATCAAAGTCAAGCCAAAGTATCCAAGAAGCGGATGAAAAATTAAAAGATTCAAAAGAATCTATATTCAGAACAAAAACTGCCGCCGCTCCTATGGAGTATTATTCAAATACGGCTGAAGTGATTTTGAATACGGATACTAAGGATAAAGAAAATAAAGACGAGGCTTTAAAGGGGCTAATGTCAGAGTTGGGAGGCAAAGAACTGATTGCTGACGACAAAACTATAGCTATTATGGCTAATAGTAGTTATAGTGATTATGTCATTCCCTTAGAATCATTTACTAAAATACAGCAGTTGGCTAATGATAAATATAATCTGGACATTAGCATAAAGATACCCGTTACAAAAGAAAATATTACAGAGAAATATAAAGAACTTGAAAAACAGAGGAATGTGGTGAGCCAAAAAATCAGCGATATGGAAGTAAAAGGTAACAACACAGTAACTCTTGAAAAAGAAAGAGACGATTTATCGCAAAAGATGGATGAGATTGTAAAGAATAGTGGTATGATAACGGTAAGAATATCTTTTGCAGATAAATAA
- a CDS encoding RNA polymerase sigma factor → MEKINENNLLQKARNGDVGAFEELTTEYYSKVYSICYRMLNNTEDAYEQAQETFIKAFKYIKDFKGNCAISTWLYRIATNVCLDFIRKHKNKKVISIEQNTFEDLQLKDSLVSENPGPEKVAETNAQKQAIKEAMDKMNEKNRLVIILRDFMGLSYDEISDTMKVPVGTVKSRINRARNELRELLCKDKEHLFTDYVK, encoded by the coding sequence ATGGAAAAAATAAATGAAAACAACTTGTTGCAAAAGGCACGCAACGGGGACGTAGGGGCATTTGAAGAGCTTACGACTGAATACTATTCAAAAGTCTACAGTATCTGCTACAGGATGCTCAATAACACCGAAGATGCATATGAACAGGCTCAGGAGACATTTATAAAGGCTTTCAAGTACATAAAAGACTTTAAGGGAAATTGCGCCATATCAACGTGGCTTTACAGAATTGCAACCAATGTATGTCTGGACTTTATTAGAAAACACAAGAATAAGAAAGTAATCTCCATAGAGCAAAACACTTTTGAAGATTTACAGCTAAAAGACAGTTTGGTTTCAGAAAATCCGGGGCCTGAAAAAGTGGCAGAGACCAACGCTCAGAAACAGGCCATTAAAGAAGCCATGGATAAAATGAATGAAAAAAACCGATTGGTTATAATACTCCGTGATTTTATGGGACTCAGCTATGACGAAATATCGGACACCATGAAAGTTCCCGTAGGCACTGTGAAATCAAGAATCAATAGGGCCAGAAATGAATTAAGAGAATTATTATGCAAGGATAAGGAACATTTATTTACCGATTACGTCAAATAA
- the tyrS gene encoding tyrosine--tRNA ligase gives MSSVFDVLKERGFIAQITHEEEVKKLLSEEKVTFYIGFDPTADSLHIGHFLQLMVMAHMQQAGHVPIVLIGGGTAMVGDPTGKNDMRKMMTREIVKHNADSFKTQISKFIDFSDNKAIMVDNGDWLMDLNYVQFLREVGVHFSVNRMLTAECFKSRMEKGLTFLEFNYMLMQSYDFLVLNDKYGCKMELGGDDQWSNILGGINLVRKSEGRDVYGMTFKLLTTSEGKKMGKTENGAVWLDPEKTTPYEFYQYWRNIADNDVENCLALMTFLPMDEVRRLGALKDAGINEAKAVLAYEVTKIVHGEEEAKKAKEAAEAIFGGKGKSDSIPFVEVKSADIEAGIKIIDLLMIAGLTPSKSEARRAVQQGGVLLNDEKITAFDYTVGTTDLVNGEMMLQKGKKSFVKVKLV, from the coding sequence GTGAGCAGTGTTTTTGATGTATTAAAGGAAAGAGGATTTATTGCACAGATTACCCATGAGGAAGAAGTAAAAAAGCTTTTAAGTGAAGAAAAGGTCACTTTCTATATAGGCTTTGATCCAACAGCAGACAGTCTGCACATCGGACACTTTTTACAGTTGATGGTTATGGCTCATATGCAGCAGGCCGGACATGTACCTATAGTTCTTATAGGTGGGGGTACAGCTATGGTTGGAGACCCTACGGGTAAGAATGATATGAGAAAAATGATGACCAGAGAAATTGTTAAACACAATGCTGACAGTTTCAAAACTCAGATATCCAAGTTTATTGATTTTTCTGATAACAAGGCAATTATGGTTGACAATGGCGATTGGCTTATGGATTTAAATTATGTTCAGTTCCTTAGAGAAGTGGGAGTACATTTTTCTGTAAACAGAATGCTTACTGCTGAATGTTTTAAGTCAAGAATGGAAAAGGGCTTGACCTTCCTTGAATTTAACTACATGCTTATGCAAAGTTACGATTTTCTTGTTTTAAACGATAAATACGGCTGTAAGATGGAGTTGGGCGGAGATGATCAGTGGTCTAATATTCTTGGAGGAATCAACCTTGTAAGAAAGTCAGAGGGTAGGGATGTTTACGGAATGACCTTTAAACTTCTAACTACAAGTGAAGGTAAGAAGATGGGTAAAACTGAGAATGGTGCGGTTTGGTTGGATCCTGAAAAGACTACTCCATACGAATTTTACCAGTACTGGAGAAATATAGCTGACAATGATGTTGAGAATTGTCTTGCACTTATGACCTTCCTTCCTATGGATGAGGTAAGAAGACTTGGTGCATTGAAAGATGCCGGGATAAACGAGGCGAAAGCAGTTTTGGCTTATGAGGTTACAAAAATCGTACACGGTGAAGAAGAGGCTAAAAAAGCCAAAGAAGCCGCAGAAGCAATATTCGGGGGGAAAGGTAAATCAGACAGCATACCGTTTGTTGAAGTGAAGTCAGCTGATATTGAGGCCGGTATAAAAATAATTGATTTGCTGATGATTGCCGGGCTTACTCCTTCAAAGAGTGAGGCAAGGAGAGCTGTTCAGCAGGGTGGGGTACTCCTGAATGACGAAAAGATAACTGCTTTTGATTACACAGTTGGTACAACTGACCTTGTTAACGGTGAAATGATGCTTCAGAAGGGTAAGAAGAGCTTTGTAAAGGTAAAGCTTGTATAG
- a CDS encoding TrkH family potassium uptake protein, translating to MNKVKLKTKEHRLLNIAPSKLLVLSFAVLILTGAVLLSMPFSSRSGEWTPFMNALFTSTSASCITGLVLYDTYTYWSTAGQIIILTLIQVGALGIITLATFFSLLLKKKVGLRGMLIAQESVNTFRYDEVLRLVRRIVTTTLLVETIGAILLAISFVPKFGAFGFYMSVFHSISAFCNAGFDITSGAINGEFLSITPFNNDPIVIYTISGLVILGGLGFTVWRDLYEFRKNKALLFHTKLVLVITAILLVFGTLFFFANEYSNIKTLGPMSFFEKINAAFFQSTAARTAGFNSISLADMKEISKVFTVFLMFVGAAPGSTGGGIKVTTFGAVMIAVISQIKGSGDIVLFKRKLHQYTVNKALSITGLSAILVVIITTVIVTLQSNFHVLDILYETTSAFGTVGLSLGPTPLLNTASKVLIILTMFLGRVGPLSFAIALTLKSSKRTSDIVYPEAKILVG from the coding sequence ATGAATAAAGTAAAATTAAAAACTAAGGAACATCGTCTTTTAAACATTGCTCCATCAAAGCTTTTGGTTTTAAGCTTCGCTGTTTTGATACTTACAGGGGCCGTGCTTTTGTCCATGCCGTTTTCCAGCAGGTCGGGAGAATGGACACCTTTTATGAATGCTCTGTTTACCTCTACCTCGGCATCATGTATAACGGGTCTGGTTCTTTACGATACCTATACTTACTGGTCAACTGCCGGTCAAATAATAATACTAACCTTGATTCAAGTAGGAGCATTAGGGATTATTACTCTGGCGACCTTTTTTTCACTGTTATTAAAGAAAAAAGTAGGGTTACGAGGGATGCTTATTGCTCAGGAATCCGTTAATACCTTTAGGTACGATGAAGTTCTTAGACTTGTCAGAAGAATTGTAACTACTACACTTTTGGTTGAAACTATTGGGGCAATATTATTGGCTATTAGTTTTGTGCCAAAGTTCGGTGCCTTTGGCTTTTATATGAGTGTTTTTCACTCTATCTCCGCTTTCTGTAATGCCGGCTTTGACATAACAAGCGGCGCCATTAACGGCGAATTCCTCAGTATTACGCCTTTTAACAACGACCCTATAGTAATATATACTATTTCAGGTTTAGTAATACTTGGAGGGCTTGGATTTACAGTTTGGAGAGATTTGTATGAGTTCAGAAAAAACAAAGCACTCCTTTTTCATACAAAACTGGTGCTTGTAATAACTGCTATACTTTTGGTATTCGGTACATTATTTTTCTTTGCAAACGAATATAGCAATATCAAAACACTTGGACCTATGAGCTTTTTTGAGAAAATTAACGCAGCCTTCTTTCAATCGACAGCCGCCAGAACTGCTGGCTTTAATTCAATTAGCCTTGCAGATATGAAAGAAATATCAAAAGTCTTCACAGTTTTCCTTATGTTTGTAGGTGCTGCTCCCGGCTCAACAGGAGGTGGTATAAAGGTCACTACCTTTGGTGCCGTTATGATTGCTGTTATATCACAAATTAAAGGCTCCGGAGATATAGTTCTCTTTAAGAGAAAACTGCACCAGTATACAGTAAACAAGGCTCTTTCAATAACCGGGCTGAGTGCTATTCTGGTTGTAATAATTACCACTGTCATTGTCACACTCCAAAGCAATTTTCATGTACTGGACATACTCTATGAGACAACTTCTGCTTTTGGTACAGTAGGGTTATCTCTTGGCCCTACACCCTTACTAAATACTGCCAGTAAAGTCCTCATTATTTTAACTATGTTTTTGGGTAGAGTCGGTCCTTTATCCTTTGCTATAGCATTGACCCTTAAGTCCTCTAAAAGAACTTCAGACATTGTTTATCCTGAAGCCAAGATACTTGTAGGATAA
- a CDS encoding response regulator, which produces MISTILVTDDNILDNAILRNYLYKERVNIVSVLNGREALDMVENRNVDVIILDLVMPVLDGFGFLEEFCKTNSYKEIPVIIASNIEMDEIEKVLNYDIYDFIPKPINKLNKMVVVNKVRKAIQFRKMISQLKLLESKVTHSPG; this is translated from the coding sequence ATGATTAGTACTATTCTTGTAACTGATGATAATATCCTGGACAATGCAATACTAAGAAATTATCTCTACAAAGAACGTGTTAATATAGTTTCAGTCCTTAATGGACGGGAAGCTCTGGATATGGTAGAAAACAGAAACGTTGACGTAATAATACTTGATTTGGTAATGCCGGTTTTAGACGGGTTTGGTTTTCTTGAGGAATTCTGTAAAACGAATTCTTATAAGGAAATACCGGTAATAATAGCATCCAATATTGAAATGGATGAAATTGAAAAAGTGTTGAATTACGATATTTATGATTTTATTCCAAAACCAATCAATAAGCTTAACAAAATGGTGGTAGTAAATAAAGTTAGAAAAGCTATACAATTCAGAAAAATGATAAGTCAGCTTAAATTACTTGAATCCAAAGTAACACACTCACCCGGATAG
- a CDS encoding spore coat protein, whose product MAELTDKEIMASILNERKLAASSLTNLILESSNPTLRNDAKSILTRTFDEQKHVFDIMSQKGWYSVQNANQQEISQAQQKVKGIESQMG is encoded by the coding sequence ATGGCAGAGTTAACTGATAAGGAAATAATGGCATCAATATTAAATGAAAGAAAGCTTGCTGCATCATCTTTAACAAATTTGATTCTGGAAAGCTCCAATCCGACTCTTAGAAACGATGCAAAGAGTATATTGACCAGAACTTTTGACGAACAGAAACATGTTTTTGACATTATGTCCCAAAAAGGCTGGTATTCCGTTCAGAATGCAAACCAGCAGGAGATTTCACAAGCACAGCAAAAGGTTAAGGGTATTGAATCCCAGATGGGGTAA